Proteins encoded by one window of Ralstonia sp. RRA:
- a CDS encoding transcriptional regulator, with product MDNAPFTQRPLGPMLRRWRTLHRVKQTHAAELFGVAQSTISRWEAGVQDMLPDERHRAETLLHARLSSAADHALARLIDAHPRAVHLVCDLTHRLLACSPARAAEFGQPMAQLMGQSLWRYATEAIAQQEAALGALGWHDNLAPPGVEFSTGTNESIVVPIRPSLCRWTRMTLSDGTAVRLVETLSAS from the coding sequence ATGGACAACGCTCCATTTACGCAACGCCCGCTAGGGCCGATGCTGCGGCGCTGGCGCACCCTGCATCGCGTCAAGCAGACGCACGCCGCAGAACTGTTTGGCGTAGCGCAATCGACCATTTCCCGCTGGGAGGCCGGCGTGCAGGACATGCTTCCGGATGAGCGCCACCGCGCAGAAACGCTGCTGCATGCACGACTCAGCTCCGCCGCCGACCACGCACTAGCCCGATTGATCGACGCGCATCCGCGTGCAGTGCATCTCGTCTGCGACCTGACCCATCGGCTGCTCGCATGCTCACCCGCACGTGCCGCCGAGTTCGGCCAGCCGATGGCGCAACTGATGGGGCAATCGCTATGGCGTTATGCCACGGAGGCCATCGCCCAGCAGGAAGCTGCGCTTGGCGCGCTGGGCTGGCATGACAACCTCGCCCCGCCCGGCGTGGAGTTCAGCACCGGCACCAACGAATCGATCGTCGTGCCCATTCGGCCAAGCCTGTGCCGCTGGACGCGCATGACACTGTCCGACGGCACGGCGGTGCGGCTTGTCGAAACGCTGTCGGCAAGCTGA
- a CDS encoding tetratricopeptide repeat protein gives MPYPRVLVAVAALLASVSVWAQSAPAANADDTRNAQLLQEGAQLAKASRQAEAIDDFDKVATFYENAYRDETARLYSARSQVESLLYLAEAANAKTSAKVVSSNWAYAYYLKAYALIELNRASEAKTILQRAIDMAPHNAQFHAEMGNLYQREKNWPQALASFDAAARDAREFSPPQIKNNEIGRAWRGTAYVYVEQNRLDEAEALYRKCLELDPKDGRAAAELRYVQAQRAKAGNP, from the coding sequence ATGCCGTATCCGCGTGTTCTGGTTGCCGTTGCCGCACTGCTTGCAAGCGTGTCCGTCTGGGCGCAGAGCGCGCCCGCCGCCAACGCAGACGACACCCGCAACGCTCAGCTGTTGCAGGAAGGCGCACAGCTTGCCAAAGCGAGCCGGCAAGCCGAGGCCATCGACGATTTCGATAAGGTGGCCACCTTCTACGAAAACGCGTATCGCGACGAAACGGCCCGGCTCTACAGCGCCCGCAGCCAGGTGGAATCGCTGTTGTACCTGGCGGAAGCGGCCAACGCCAAGACGAGCGCCAAAGTGGTGTCCTCCAACTGGGCGTACGCGTACTACCTCAAAGCCTACGCCCTGATCGAGTTGAACCGCGCAAGTGAGGCCAAGACGATCCTGCAGCGCGCCATCGACATGGCACCGCACAATGCGCAGTTCCATGCAGAGATGGGCAACCTGTACCAGCGCGAGAAGAACTGGCCGCAGGCACTCGCCAGCTTCGACGCCGCCGCACGCGATGCGCGCGAGTTCTCGCCCCCGCAGATCAAGAACAACGAGATTGGACGCGCCTGGCGTGGCACGGCGTACGTGTATGTCGAACAGAACCGGCTGGACGAGGCCGAAGCGCTGTATCGCAAGTGCCTGGAGCTGGACCCCAAAGACGGCCGCGCGGCAGCAGAACTGCGCTACGTGCAGGCGCAACGCGCCAAGGCAGGCAACCCGTAA
- a CDS encoding 2OG-Fe(II) oxygenase yields MSSLRQFLQTAFRWQRGRQGTGYDKMLLATAMWPIPFDSYLIRYPEGSEIPPHTDPVSNGRHYRLNVVLKSPRAGGEFICANPIFQTRRIKLFRPDACEHSVTRVVGGSRYVFSVGWVLGRRPG; encoded by the coding sequence ATGTCTTCCTTGCGCCAGTTTCTTCAAACCGCTTTTCGTTGGCAACGCGGCCGTCAGGGCACGGGCTACGACAAGATGCTGCTGGCCACAGCCATGTGGCCGATCCCGTTTGACAGCTATCTGATCCGCTACCCGGAAGGGTCGGAAATCCCCCCGCATACCGACCCCGTATCCAACGGGCGGCACTATCGGCTGAACGTCGTGTTGAAGTCGCCGCGCGCAGGCGGTGAATTCATCTGCGCCAACCCGATCTTCCAGACACGGCGCATCAAGCTGTTCCGCCCCGATGCGTGTGAGCACAGCGTGACGCGCGTGGTGGGCGGCAGCCGGTATGTGTTCTCAGTGGGGTGGGTGCTGGGGCGTCGGCCAGGGTAA
- a CDS encoding HD domain-containing protein: protein MITDTLLARLDFLREAERLKNVLRSGHTSTGRPESTAEHSWRLSLMAIVFADALKELDLLKVLQLCVVHDLGEAIHGDVPATHQHAHPNKSMQERLDLLQLTHMLDTPARNAIVALWDEYEAEATPEARAVKALDKLETILQHNQGANPDDFDYAFNLSYGQRYMQAAPLFATLRELLDAQTRLRMADSTQVAESDYPRTTS, encoded by the coding sequence ATGATCACCGATACCTTGCTTGCCCGGCTCGACTTTCTGCGCGAGGCGGAGCGCCTCAAGAACGTACTGCGTAGCGGCCATACCTCAACAGGCCGCCCCGAAAGCACGGCGGAACATAGCTGGCGCTTGAGTCTGATGGCCATCGTGTTTGCCGACGCGCTGAAGGAACTCGACCTGTTGAAGGTATTGCAACTGTGTGTGGTACACGATCTGGGCGAAGCCATCCACGGCGATGTGCCCGCCACCCATCAACACGCACATCCCAACAAGAGCATGCAGGAGCGCCTTGACCTGCTACAGCTCACGCACATGCTGGATACCCCGGCGCGCAACGCCATCGTCGCACTGTGGGATGAATACGAAGCAGAAGCCACGCCGGAAGCACGCGCGGTAAAGGCGCTGGACAAACTGGAGACCATCCTGCAGCACAACCAGGGCGCCAACCCGGACGACTTCGACTACGCGTTCAACCTGAGCTACGGGCAGCGCTACATGCAAGCGGCGCCGCTGTTTGCCACGCTGCGCGAGCTGCTGGATGCACAGACGCGGCTGCGGATGGCGGACTCGACACAGGTCGCTGAATCGGACTACCCGCGCACCACCTCGTAG
- a CDS encoding Crp/Fnr family transcriptional regulator, giving the protein MQVFFTNPWFQSLPQQAAEALLKAATTVPVAAGAFLFRQGDPVDAGTNAFFGVASGVLKLSIFNAEGDEAILALVEPGNWFGGVSTLDQQPRGHCAIALEDAEVLAVSAERFEALMRDAAFAAAIARLVAMRLRLAYGSLASAALQGTRVRVARRIAMLAHGDVSQSAQGRATINTSQDALAMMLGISRQTLSKELQALVKLGAIRLRYGHIEIQDMPLLLSVG; this is encoded by the coding sequence ATGCAAGTTTTTTTCACCAATCCCTGGTTCCAGAGTCTTCCGCAACAGGCCGCCGAGGCCTTGCTGAAGGCCGCCACGACCGTGCCGGTTGCCGCTGGTGCATTCCTCTTCCGCCAGGGTGATCCGGTGGATGCGGGTACCAACGCGTTCTTTGGCGTCGCCAGCGGCGTGCTCAAGCTGTCGATCTTCAACGCCGAAGGCGACGAGGCGATTCTCGCGCTGGTTGAGCCCGGCAACTGGTTTGGCGGCGTGTCGACGTTGGATCAGCAACCGCGCGGCCACTGTGCGATTGCGCTGGAAGATGCAGAGGTGCTCGCCGTCAGTGCCGAGCGCTTCGAGGCGTTGATGCGTGATGCGGCATTTGCGGCCGCCATCGCGCGCCTGGTGGCGATGCGTTTGCGCTTGGCCTATGGCTCGCTGGCGAGTGCCGCGCTACAGGGCACGCGCGTACGCGTGGCACGGCGGATTGCCATGCTGGCACACGGCGATGTATCGCAATCGGCGCAAGGGCGCGCAACCATCAACACCTCGCAGGACGCGCTGGCCATGATGCTGGGCATCAGCCGGCAGACGCTCAGCAAGGAGTTGCAGGCGCTGGTGAAGCTGGGCGCCATCCGCCTGCGCTACGGGCACATCGAGATTCAGGACATGCCGCTACTGCTGAGCGTGGGCTGA
- a CDS encoding twin-arginine translocation signal domain-containing protein: MPAPIKPRTQAPHGMSRRDFLTLGTAATGLGAFGLTLPDTALATASAADTNWHAGQLAHLIPAASHDRFLIKASFQAPLARAPWVIVNGKRVAGEPTDTAGRFWRFDVRGLQPATQYTLRIVDAGGKPLADAWPLKTFPAPNATPARLRILAYTCAGGYDGPSIAGKTAWLDMAARRRLLARGMAFAPDAVIANGDHIYWDLQTSQNKPFARQVRELMWTKFGGALDMSVPMSYPKNEAIFTRVCDYQIGGLYGTTLRSTPAYFLTDDHDTFENDEFDDKVATLPPEPYGLIGAELTQHRYYPEFLPDANRPVWLPGGDKAGMPVDTNSAFGTLRYGSLLEAVLYDCRRFLDNKGMHARVVPQWVEDWLVARTRAEDTAHFFHVPSLPFAYSSGKLGDWYPDLLDTKTGRLVGNQPKPGWQTGWHAQHQRLVAALGQQKQRAAVIVQGDFHASAVGAMSRSAELEFAHPVHAIMTGTLGTGDMGFPSAFRSIETTPALSVAMQEALRPTEKNGFTIIDVTPEKMTFSLFLWRPPEPVDAIDTLQPALVYEVPRLA; encoded by the coding sequence ATGCCCGCTCCGATCAAACCACGCACCCAAGCACCGCACGGCATGAGCCGGCGCGATTTCTTGACCCTCGGCACCGCCGCTACCGGCCTGGGCGCGTTTGGCCTGACCTTGCCCGACACCGCACTCGCAACCGCATCGGCAGCGGATACCAACTGGCATGCCGGGCAGCTTGCACACCTGATCCCCGCCGCCAGCCATGACCGCTTTCTCATCAAGGCATCGTTTCAGGCACCACTGGCACGCGCACCGTGGGTGATCGTGAACGGCAAGCGTGTTGCTGGCGAGCCCACCGACACGGCAGGCCGCTTCTGGCGCTTTGATGTGCGCGGCCTGCAGCCGGCCACGCAGTACACGCTGCGCATCGTCGACGCTGGTGGCAAACCGCTGGCCGATGCCTGGCCGCTGAAGACCTTCCCCGCACCCAACGCCACACCCGCGCGACTGCGCATCCTCGCCTACACGTGCGCGGGCGGTTACGACGGCCCTTCCATCGCCGGCAAGACCGCTTGGCTCGACATGGCCGCGCGCCGCCGCCTTCTGGCGCGCGGCATGGCGTTCGCACCCGACGCCGTCATCGCCAACGGCGACCACATCTACTGGGACTTGCAGACCTCGCAGAACAAGCCCTTCGCACGCCAGGTGCGCGAGCTGATGTGGACAAAATTTGGCGGCGCACTCGACATGTCGGTGCCGATGTCGTACCCGAAGAACGAGGCGATCTTCACGCGCGTATGCGACTACCAGATTGGCGGGTTGTACGGCACCACGCTGCGCTCCACGCCCGCGTACTTCCTGACGGATGACCACGACACCTTCGAGAACGACGAGTTTGACGACAAGGTCGCCACGCTGCCGCCGGAGCCATATGGGCTGATCGGCGCGGAGCTGACACAGCACCGCTACTACCCCGAGTTCCTGCCCGATGCCAACCGCCCCGTATGGCTGCCCGGCGGCGACAAGGCAGGCATGCCCGTCGACACCAACAGCGCGTTCGGCACCCTGCGCTACGGCAGCCTGCTTGAAGCGGTGTTGTATGACTGCCGGCGCTTTCTCGACAACAAGGGCATGCACGCACGCGTGGTGCCACAGTGGGTGGAAGACTGGCTCGTGGCACGCACGCGTGCGGAAGACACGGCGCATTTCTTTCACGTACCGTCGCTGCCGTTTGCGTACTCCTCCGGCAAGCTGGGCGACTGGTATCCGGACCTGCTCGACACGAAGACCGGGCGGCTGGTCGGCAATCAGCCCAAGCCCGGCTGGCAGACCGGCTGGCACGCACAGCATCAGCGCCTGGTGGCGGCGCTCGGGCAACAGAAGCAGCGTGCCGCCGTCATCGTGCAGGGAGATTTTCACGCGTCGGCCGTCGGGGCGATGTCGCGCTCGGCCGAGCTGGAGTTCGCGCATCCGGTGCATGCCATCATGACCGGGACGCTGGGCACCGGTGACATGGGCTTCCCCTCCGCCTTCCGCAGCATCGAGACCACGCCCGCGCTGTCCGTCGCCATGCAGGAAGCGTTGCGCCCAACCGAGAAAAACGGCTTTACTATCATCGACGTGACACCGGAGAAGATGACCTTCTCGCTGTTCCTGTGGCGCCCGCCCGAGCCGGTGGACGCCATCGATACCCTCCAGCCGGCCCTGGTGTACGAGGTGCCGCGCCTGGCCTGA
- a CDS encoding 2-dehydropantoate 2-reductase, which yields MAKICIVGAGSIGCYLGGRLLAAGADVTLVGRARIGDELRTHGLTLTDYRGGRWQVDAANVAYMTEPDVAATADLVLVTVKSAATASVADALKPLLRPGTVVVSFQNGLGNADVLRAALPQQTVLAGMVPFNVMQPGPGAFHQGTAGELEVAASPALHIFLDTFRRAGLPLVERTDMASVQWAKLLLNLNNAINALANRPLKEELSQRAYRRCLALAQTEAMRLLARAGIRPAKLTPIPPAWIPHLLATPDAVFARLGGKMLAIDPLARSSMSDDLAVGRTTEVDWINGEVVRLADRLGQRAPVNAQLCALVHAAEAAATRPSWSGNDLLAALRSAT from the coding sequence ATGGCGAAGATCTGCATCGTGGGGGCTGGCTCGATCGGCTGCTATCTGGGGGGCCGTCTGCTGGCCGCGGGCGCTGACGTAACACTGGTCGGGCGGGCGCGCATTGGCGATGAACTGCGCACACATGGCCTGACGTTGACGGACTACCGTGGTGGTCGCTGGCAGGTGGACGCCGCCAACGTGGCCTATATGACCGAGCCCGACGTAGCCGCCACGGCAGATCTGGTGCTGGTCACGGTCAAGTCAGCCGCAACCGCTTCCGTGGCTGATGCGCTAAAGCCGCTGCTGCGCCCCGGCACGGTGGTGGTCAGCTTCCAGAACGGACTGGGTAATGCCGACGTGCTCCGCGCCGCGCTGCCGCAGCAGACAGTGCTGGCTGGCATGGTGCCCTTCAATGTGATGCAGCCCGGGCCGGGCGCCTTTCATCAGGGCACAGCGGGCGAACTGGAGGTCGCGGCGTCGCCCGCGTTGCACATCTTCCTTGATACTTTCCGGCGTGCCGGTCTGCCGCTGGTTGAGCGTACGGACATGGCATCGGTGCAATGGGCCAAGCTGCTGCTCAACCTGAACAACGCCATCAATGCACTGGCCAATCGGCCATTGAAGGAAGAGCTGTCGCAGCGCGCTTACCGGCGCTGTCTGGCGCTCGCGCAAACCGAGGCGATGCGGCTGCTGGCGCGCGCAGGCATCCGGCCCGCCAAGCTCACCCCCATACCACCCGCATGGATTCCGCACCTGCTTGCCACACCCGATGCCGTGTTTGCCCGGCTGGGCGGCAAGATGCTCGCCATCGATCCGCTCGCACGCTCGTCCATGTCCGATGACCTGGCCGTCGGCCGCACTACCGAGGTCGACTGGATCAACGGCGAGGTCGTACGCCTGGCCGACCGGCTTGGGCAGCGTGCGCCAGTCAACGCGCAGTTGTGCGCACTGGTGCATGCTGCAGAAGCCGCCGCCACACGCCCGAGCTGGTCGGGCAACGATCTGCTCGCGGCGCTGCGCTCAGCCACCTGA
- a CDS encoding VOC family protein yields the protein MRVELNHTIVWCRDKQQSTRFLRDILDLPEPIPFGQMLVVPLSNGVSLDFFDSDAPIAAQHYAFLISDAEFDRAFARIQEKGLAYWADPAKKRLGETYAHNGGRGLYFDDPDGHFLEIMTRPYDLGS from the coding sequence ATGCGCGTCGAGCTAAACCACACCATCGTCTGGTGCCGCGACAAGCAACAGTCCACCCGCTTCCTGCGCGACATCCTCGACCTGCCCGAACCCATCCCATTTGGGCAGATGCTGGTCGTACCGCTGTCCAACGGCGTCTCGCTCGACTTCTTTGACAGTGACGCGCCGATCGCCGCGCAGCACTACGCCTTCCTCATCAGCGATGCCGAGTTCGATCGCGCCTTCGCGCGCATCCAGGAAAAAGGGCTTGCGTACTGGGCCGACCCCGCCAAGAAACGGCTTGGCGAGACCTATGCGCACAATGGTGGCCGCGGCCTGTACTTTGATGACCCGGACGGGCACTTTCTGGAGATCATGACGCGGCCGTATGACCTCGGGTCGTAA
- a CDS encoding DUF2164 domain-containing protein produces MPIELDRDTREEAIQSIQRYFTEHLEERIGNIQAGALLSFFIEEIGPVVYNLAVRDVQERLQTRVAELDYECHEAPFTYWSKVGKRR; encoded by the coding sequence ATGCCGATCGAGCTTGACCGCGATACCCGCGAAGAGGCGATTCAATCCATCCAGCGCTACTTCACTGAACACCTGGAAGAACGCATCGGCAACATCCAGGCTGGCGCGTTGCTGAGTTTCTTCATCGAAGAGATCGGTCCGGTGGTCTACAACCTCGCTGTACGGGATGTACAGGAGCGCCTGCAGACGCGCGTGGCCGAACTCGACTATGAATGCCACGAAGCGCCCTTCACGTACTGGTCGAAGGTTGGCAAGCGGCGGTAG